The following are from one region of the Methanospirillum hungatei genome:
- a CDS encoding polyprenyl synthetase family protein gives MELETYLKKTAEEVNSLLQDSYGDPKTALSRAANHLLFAGGKRLRPALFKLAADAVKPGSSKIIMPAGLSLEVTHNFTLIHDDIMDKDEFRRGQKTVHTLWGEPAAILAGDVLYARAFSLICTADAPEEPKVKAIALLARTCEEICEGQQQDMSFEERGVVSRDEYLEMVTKKTGVLYGAAAAIGALLAGGSDAQVDGLYNYGCRIGAAFQIQDDLIDLLASSAKSGKDQASDIREGKQTLIAITAREQGIDLKPWRRPLNHEEIASLITMLTDKGVIDTVQKDAESMITSAIHDLSVLSDTMEKYLLAELAWYFIRRDY, from the coding sequence ATGGAGCTTGAGACGTATCTTAAAAAAACTGCAGAAGAGGTCAATTCTCTTTTGCAGGATAGTTATGGAGATCCGAAAACCGCTCTTTCAAGGGCGGCGAACCACCTGTTATTTGCCGGAGGAAAACGCCTCCGCCCTGCCTTATTTAAACTGGCAGCTGATGCAGTAAAGCCCGGTTCTTCAAAAATTATCATGCCGGCTGGTCTTTCCCTTGAAGTGACTCACAACTTTACGCTCATCCATGACGATATCATGGATAAAGATGAGTTCAGGCGGGGGCAAAAGACCGTTCATACGCTCTGGGGAGAACCGGCTGCGATTCTTGCCGGTGATGTATTATATGCCCGTGCATTTTCTCTTATCTGTACCGCTGATGCGCCTGAAGAACCGAAAGTGAAAGCGATAGCGCTTCTTGCCCGCACTTGTGAGGAGATATGTGAGGGACAGCAACAGGATATGTCCTTTGAAGAGCGTGGCGTTGTCAGCAGAGACGAATACCTTGAGATGGTAACAAAGAAAACCGGGGTATTGTATGGTGCTGCTGCAGCAATAGGTGCTCTTTTAGCTGGTGGTTCTGATGCACAGGTGGACGGCCTTTATAATTACGGATGCAGGATAGGAGCAGCGTTTCAGATCCAGGATGATCTCATCGACTTGCTTGCGTCATCGGCAAAGTCCGGCAAAGATCAAGCCTCTGATATCCGGGAAGGAAAGCAGACTCTTATTGCTATCACTGCACGGGAGCAGGGGATTGACCTCAAGCCATGGCGTCGTCCGTTAAATCATGAAGAAATTGCATCACTTATCACCATGTTGACAGATAAGGGTGTAATTGATACGGTTCAGAAAGATGCTGAATCGATGATAACCTCTGCAATTCATGATCTTTCTGTATTGTCAGATACGATGGAGAAATACCTGCTTGCTGAGTTAGCCTGGTACTTTATCAGAAGGGACTACTGA
- a CDS encoding MBL fold metallo-hydrolase: MKISVLASGSKGNCVYIEGSSGAVIIDAGRSAREILGTKVRRGRLQEAGGKRELIQGILITHEHGDHVKGLGPLGNALKVPAYGTSGTLDATNRMIQSKKNFPFQSIHPGDPVSIGDFLVTSFSVSHDAIDPVGYLIEEDGVRLCYCTDTGMVTSGMLEMLKKSDGVILESNHCPQMLKDGPYPAFLKRRIASSRGHLSNEDAGTVLAEISQSIHCAILAHLSEENNEPGLAIRKAHEALGLAADDVDLFAASSIDTSTRPAHRKPKGDCRFQCTDDCWKISISL; the protein is encoded by the coding sequence ATGAAAATATCAGTCCTTGCCAGTGGAAGCAAGGGCAACTGTGTGTATATAGAAGGCTCATCTGGCGCTGTTATTATTGATGCTGGGCGTTCAGCAAGGGAAATACTTGGAACAAAAGTTCGGAGAGGACGACTCCAGGAGGCTGGAGGAAAACGTGAACTTATCCAGGGAATTCTCATCACCCATGAACACGGTGACCATGTGAAAGGTCTTGGGCCTCTTGGGAATGCCCTGAAAGTGCCGGCTTATGGGACGAGTGGAACACTGGATGCAACAAACCGGATGATTCAGTCAAAAAAGAATTTTCCGTTCCAATCAATCCACCCCGGTGATCCCGTTTCCATCGGTGATTTTTTGGTAACATCCTTTTCAGTTTCGCATGATGCAATCGATCCGGTTGGGTACCTTATTGAAGAAGATGGGGTTCGCCTCTGTTACTGTACAGATACCGGTATGGTAACGTCAGGTATGCTGGAAATGTTAAAAAAGTCTGATGGTGTAATCCTTGAGTCGAATCATTGTCCACAGATGCTCAAAGACGGACCATACCCGGCCTTTCTTAAACGGAGGATAGCCTCTTCACGGGGACATCTCTCGAATGAAGATGCCGGGACAGTCCTTGCAGAAATTTCCCAATCAATCCATTGTGCCATCCTAGCTCACCTGTCAGAGGAGAATAATGAGCCGGGACTTGCTATCAGAAAAGCCCATGAAGCCCTTGGCCTTGCAGCAGATGATGTAGACCTCTTTGCTGCATCCTCGATTGATACCAGTACACGGCCGGCACATAGAAAACCGAAAGGTGATTGCAGATTTCAATGTACTGATGATTGTTGGAAGATTTCTATTTCCCTTTAA
- a CDS encoding glutamate--tRNA ligase has translation MDDTRSVLLIAALLNAVKHKSVPAAGAVMGAILGTHPELRSKAAEIKGLLGSVLDEVSSLSIEEREEKLKTLAPDQYASLFEKKEKKKAGLPDLPKSEGGVVMRFAPNPSGPLHLGHARAAFLNDEYIRRYGGKYILRIEDTDPKRVDPEAYDMVREDITWMGLSISETIFQSDRFPKYYEVGKELIQKGHAYVCRCDNEKFKDLKMHKTACPCRSQSPEEAMDLFEQMLEGVFAEGEVGVRLKTDLNHPDPAMRDYPLFRILTSTPHQRVDAIVYPLMNLSVAVDDHLLGMTHVIRGKDHIANTKRQEFIFNYMGWETPVYRHYGRMGIEGVVLSTSQMRAGIQSGEYSGWDDVRLGTLRAMARRGIQPQAVRNAVVEIGIGETDIQFSWENLYAKNKDIIDSNADRFFFVPDPVRVLISGSEKVVAKAMRYPGDESRGYREIPYEGTIYLPRADLASGAEFLRLKDLFNIKVFREGDIVRGEYAGDDLQEARSKKAPIIQWLPEKHANPCTLKTQEGDVIGVCEPEAVATKDRIVQFERVGFARIDATGNPAVAYFTHR, from the coding sequence ATGGACGATACACGTTCTGTTTTACTTATCGCAGCTCTCTTGAATGCAGTCAAGCATAAAAGCGTCCCGGCAGCAGGCGCAGTTATGGGGGCCATCCTTGGAACCCATCCGGAACTTCGTTCAAAAGCTGCTGAGATAAAAGGATTGCTTGGCTCTGTCCTTGATGAGGTCTCTTCGTTGTCTATTGAAGAGCGTGAAGAGAAACTGAAGACTCTGGCTCCTGATCAATATGCATCTCTCTTCGAAAAGAAAGAGAAGAAGAAGGCTGGCCTTCCGGATCTTCCAAAAAGTGAGGGAGGAGTGGTCATGAGGTTTGCTCCGAATCCCTCTGGACCTCTTCATCTTGGACATGCACGGGCTGCATTTCTCAACGATGAGTACATCAGACGATATGGCGGTAAATATATCCTCCGGATAGAAGATACCGATCCGAAACGGGTGGATCCCGAGGCCTATGATATGGTCAGGGAAGATATCACATGGATGGGCCTTTCCATCTCTGAAACTATCTTCCAGTCAGATCGGTTCCCAAAATATTATGAGGTCGGAAAGGAGCTCATTCAGAAAGGCCATGCCTATGTCTGCCGATGTGATAACGAGAAGTTTAAAGATCTTAAAATGCACAAGACCGCCTGTCCATGTCGGAGTCAGTCTCCTGAAGAGGCGATGGATCTTTTTGAACAGATGCTCGAGGGAGTATTTGCCGAAGGAGAAGTTGGTGTCAGGTTAAAAACCGACCTGAACCATCCAGACCCTGCAATGCGTGATTATCCGCTATTCCGGATCCTGACCTCCACACCACACCAGCGGGTAGATGCCATCGTTTATCCGCTCATGAATCTCTCCGTTGCTGTTGATGATCACCTGCTTGGAATGACTCATGTTATCAGGGGGAAGGATCATATTGCGAACACGAAGCGACAGGAGTTTATCTTTAATTATATGGGATGGGAAACCCCGGTTTATCGTCATTATGGCCGGATGGGTATTGAGGGTGTGGTCCTCTCAACTTCTCAGATGCGAGCCGGGATTCAGTCTGGTGAATATTCCGGATGGGACGATGTCAGGCTTGGGACACTTCGTGCGATGGCAAGGCGGGGTATTCAACCCCAGGCAGTCAGAAATGCTGTTGTAGAAATTGGTATTGGGGAAACCGATATTCAGTTCTCCTGGGAAAACCTCTATGCCAAGAACAAAGATATCATCGATAGTAATGCAGACCGGTTCTTCTTTGTTCCGGATCCTGTACGTGTTCTCATATCCGGAAGTGAGAAGGTAGTGGCAAAAGCTATGAGATACCCCGGTGATGAATCAAGAGGGTATCGAGAAATACCCTATGAGGGGACAATCTACCTCCCACGAGCTGACTTAGCATCAGGTGCGGAATTTTTAAGACTCAAGGATCTCTTCAATATCAAAGTGTTTCGTGAAGGAGATATCGTGAGAGGTGAATATGCTGGTGATGACCTTCAGGAAGCCAGAAGTAAAAAAGCCCCGATCATTCAGTGGCTTCCGGAAAAACATGCAAATCCCTGCACCCTGAAAACTCAGGAAGGAGATGTCATTGGGGTTTGTGAACCTGAGGCAGTCGCCACGAAAGATCGGATTGTCCAGTTTGAGCGTGTCGGGTTTGCACGAATTGATGCAACTGGCAATCCAGCGGTGGCGTACTTTACCCACCGCTGA
- the speD gene encoding adenosylmethionine decarboxylase: MNGLHLIADMYRCTCTADLLCDQSKLEKLCVDACMNAGLTPLGTYFHQFMDENGNKAGVTGNVVLAESHLAIHTWPENNGVTLDVYVCNYSRDNSDRARQTFNEVASALAPGEMASHEVIRGEINAAGVAES; the protein is encoded by the coding sequence ATGAATGGACTACATCTAATTGCTGATATGTACCGCTGCACCTGCACTGCTGATCTACTGTGTGACCAGAGCAAGTTAGAGAAACTCTGTGTGGATGCATGTATGAACGCTGGTCTTACCCCGCTTGGAACATATTTCCACCAGTTTATGGATGAAAATGGAAATAAAGCAGGAGTCACGGGCAACGTGGTTCTGGCAGAGTCACATCTCGCCATCCACACCTGGCCGGAGAATAATGGGGTGACTCTTGACGTATATGTCTGTAACTATAGCCGTGATAACAGTGATCGGGCAAGACAGACATTCAATGAAGTAGCTTCTGCTCTTGCTCCTGGAGAAATGGCAAGTCATGAAGTAATCAGGGGAGAGATCAACGCTGCCGGAGTTGCAGAAAGCTGA
- the tnpC gene encoding IS66 family transposase produces the protein MDFPEELKAKILECPPEVIAYIVHLHERIDQLESRVKELESRLNLNSRNSGKPPSSDGYAKKNRNKSDSRKKYPGGQPGHKGTTLRQSPHPDHIEYHKPHECSKCGHSLVSGKILGIEKRQVFDLPPPPTIEITEHQSFTICCPHCGLKTSGDFPEDVTHPVQYGSRVKSYLTYFSHHQLIPYERVTEICSVLFGFSVSPGTIVNLTHNLAKKLQSFKDDIVNVLQNEPVIHNDETGVRVEGKLHWLHVTCTPNLTHYSLQRKRGKEGMDNIGILPEFHGISVHDFWGPYLSYSCEHSFCCAHIIRELIRVEEETSQKWPYDLIELLLGAKENKEIFHGVGVPIPPIIRTSLMESYDELIQIGLDENPPPVVDEVKRGRKKKGFVRNLLERLKEWRESVLRFINDPLVPFDNNQAERDIRMMKVKMKISGGFRSFDTASAIALIRSYISTIRKNGINVIEGIVSAFHNFPWSPNRTKDISGESLLSQNLALA, from the coding sequence ATGGACTTTCCAGAAGAACTCAAAGCCAAAATACTTGAATGTCCTCCTGAAGTAATTGCATATATTGTTCACCTACATGAAAGAATTGATCAATTAGAATCCAGAGTCAAAGAACTCGAATCCAGGCTAAACCTCAATAGTCGAAATAGCGGAAAACCACCATCTTCTGATGGGTATGCTAAAAAGAATCGAAATAAATCAGATTCTCGAAAGAAATATCCGGGAGGTCAACCCGGCCATAAAGGGACAACCTTAAGGCAGAGTCCTCATCCAGATCATATCGAATATCATAAACCTCATGAATGCTCCAAATGTGGACATAGCCTTGTTTCTGGAAAAATACTCGGCATTGAAAAAAGACAGGTTTTTGATCTTCCCCCTCCTCCCACAATCGAGATAACAGAACATCAGTCTTTCACTATCTGCTGTCCTCATTGTGGTTTAAAAACATCAGGGGATTTTCCCGAAGATGTTACACATCCAGTTCAATATGGATCCAGAGTCAAATCTTATCTGACCTATTTTTCTCATCATCAATTAATCCCTTATGAACGAGTAACTGAAATCTGCTCAGTTCTTTTCGGTTTTTCTGTTAGTCCTGGAACAATCGTAAATTTAACTCACAATCTAGCGAAGAAATTACAATCATTTAAGGATGATATTGTAAACGTTCTTCAAAATGAGCCCGTAATCCATAATGATGAAACTGGAGTCAGAGTAGAAGGAAAACTTCATTGGCTTCATGTGACCTGTACTCCTAACCTAACTCATTATTCCCTTCAGAGAAAAAGAGGTAAAGAAGGAATGGATAATATTGGAATCCTTCCTGAATTTCATGGGATTAGTGTTCATGATTTCTGGGGTCCTTATCTTTCCTATTCCTGCGAACACAGTTTTTGTTGTGCTCATATTATCCGAGAACTCATCCGGGTTGAAGAAGAAACCTCTCAAAAATGGCCTTATGATCTTATTGAGTTATTATTAGGGGCAAAAGAAAACAAAGAGATATTTCATGGAGTTGGGGTTCCTATTCCTCCAATCATTCGTACCAGTCTGATGGAGTCATACGATGAATTGATACAGATAGGACTGGATGAAAATCCTCCACCGGTTGTAGATGAAGTAAAAAGGGGCAGGAAGAAAAAGGGATTTGTACGAAACTTACTCGAAAGGCTAAAAGAGTGGAGAGAGAGTGTGTTGAGATTTATAAATGATCCTCTCGTTCCATTCGACAATAATCAGGCCGAGAGAGATATTCGTATGATGAAGGTAAAAATGAAAATATCAGGTGGATTTAGAAGCTTCGATACAGCCAGTGCGATTGCTCTGATCAGAAGTTACATCTCAACTATAAGAAAAAATGGAATTAATGTTATTGAAGGAATTGTTTCAGCATTTCATAATTTTCCATGGTCACCAAATAGAACCAAAGATATTAGTGGAGAGTCGTTACTCTCTCAAAATCTTGCATTAGCCTAA
- a CDS encoding RNase J family beta-CASP ribonuclease, producing the protein MDIEILAVGGYNEFGRNMTAVRCGKEIIIFDMGIRLDSLMMYPEIEMENSHSLDLIQMGVIPDDTVMNQLEGTVKAVILSHGHLDHIGAVPKLVHRYNAPIIGTPYTIELVKQQIEGEKKFGVSNKLISIKYGQRYNISNTLSMEFIRTQHSIIDTATVALYTPKGAIIYALDFKLDRNPVLGEPPDFAKFKKIGKEGVLCLITESTNVNRKGRCPSEQIAKNMVRDVMTSYEDDKNAIIVSTFASHIARVKTIAECAHEIGRKPLLLGRSMERFCVTAEQMKMVRFPDTTSVFGNRRVVERTLRRLIKSGKEQYVPIVTGHQGEPGSILTRIAQNDTPYKIERGDKVMISAQLIPNDMNRAQRYRMFTMLKSQGARLFDELHVSGHAYCEDHYEFVHMLNPQYIVSAHGGIDLTSEYLGLATELGYTLNKDFFLMANGQRQKLA; encoded by the coding sequence TTGGACATTGAGATCCTTGCAGTGGGCGGGTATAATGAATTTGGGCGAAATATGACCGCCGTCCGCTGTGGCAAAGAAATAATAATATTTGATATGGGTATCAGGCTTGATTCCCTGATGATGTACCCCGAAATTGAAATGGAAAACTCCCATTCACTGGACTTAATTCAGATGGGTGTTATTCCGGATGACACGGTAATGAACCAGCTCGAAGGGACGGTAAAAGCAGTCATCCTCTCACATGGTCATTTGGATCATATTGGGGCAGTGCCTAAGTTAGTTCATCGCTATAATGCACCCATCATCGGGACTCCCTATACCATAGAGCTAGTAAAGCAACAGATTGAGGGTGAAAAGAAATTTGGAGTCAGTAATAAACTGATTTCAATTAAATATGGACAGCGGTATAATATCTCAAATACATTGTCGATGGAGTTTATCCGGACCCAGCATAGTATAATTGATACAGCAACCGTTGCTCTCTATACTCCGAAAGGAGCAATTATCTATGCCCTTGATTTTAAATTAGACCGAAACCCGGTTTTAGGTGAACCACCGGACTTTGCAAAGTTTAAAAAGATCGGTAAAGAAGGGGTACTCTGTCTGATCACAGAATCGACAAATGTAAACCGGAAAGGCCGATGTCCAAGTGAACAGATAGCGAAAAACATGGTCCGTGATGTGATGACAAGTTATGAGGATGATAAAAATGCAATCATCGTCAGCACATTTGCATCACATATAGCCCGTGTAAAAACGATCGCCGAATGTGCACATGAAATTGGTCGAAAACCATTGCTTCTTGGCCGATCAATGGAACGATTCTGTGTTACTGCAGAGCAGATGAAAATGGTCAGATTCCCGGATACCACTAGTGTCTTTGGCAACCGCCGGGTCGTAGAACGAACTCTGCGTCGACTTATAAAGTCAGGAAAAGAGCAGTATGTTCCCATAGTCACCGGTCATCAGGGCGAACCTGGATCAATTCTCACCAGAATTGCCCAGAATGATACACCCTATAAAATCGAACGCGGTGATAAAGTCATGATCAGTGCCCAGCTGATCCCGAATGATATGAATCGTGCTCAGAGGTACCGGATGTTTACCATGTTGAAATCTCAGGGAGCCCGGTTGTTTGATGAATTACACGTGAGTGGTCATGCTTATTGCGAAGATCATTATGAGTTTGTTCATATGCTCAATCCGCAGTATATAGTATCAGCTCATGGTGGAATTGATCTCACATCGGAATATCTGGGTTTAGCAACTGAGCTTGGGTACACTCTGAACAAGGATTTCTTCCTTATGGCGAATGGTCAGAGACAAAAACTGGCATAA
- the speE gene encoding polyamine aminopropyltransferase — protein MDSNNFSDFLCEPLNGNSGFFFKKGTLLERGETPFQVYEVWDTPELGRLFRLDGYFMTSERDEFFYHENMIHPALISHPDPKTVLIIGGGDGGSADEVFKHPSVKRIVLVELDKAVVDLSRKYFESVHHGSLDDPRIEILIEDGLKYVREIGPREGEKFDLIVLDLTDPLGPAAELYSPRFMADCKALLNEGGMFVLHIGPPVYAPERVSGLMKNLISVFHIVAPYFVYIPLYGSLWGMACASDKRDPRQITKANVDEIIRDRSLSDLQYYNGATHEAGFALPEYLKKILSL, from the coding sequence ATGGATTCAAACAATTTTTCGGATTTCCTCTGCGAACCACTGAACGGTAACAGCGGATTTTTCTTTAAAAAGGGAACACTGCTTGAACGGGGTGAAACACCTTTTCAGGTCTATGAGGTTTGGGATACCCCAGAACTTGGAAGACTGTTCAGGCTTGACGGGTATTTCATGACATCAGAACGGGATGAGTTCTTTTATCATGAGAATATGATTCATCCCGCCCTTATCTCTCATCCTGATCCAAAGACCGTCCTCATAATCGGTGGAGGGGACGGTGGATCTGCAGATGAGGTATTCAAGCATCCATCTGTAAAACGGATTGTTCTCGTCGAACTGGACAAGGCTGTTGTTGACCTTTCACGAAAATACTTTGAATCAGTTCACCACGGATCCCTTGATGACCCACGAATAGAGATTCTTATCGAGGATGGACTGAAATATGTCAGGGAGATAGGACCAAGAGAAGGAGAGAAGTTTGATCTGATCGTACTGGACCTGACCGATCCCCTGGGTCCGGCTGCCGAACTCTACTCACCGCGATTTATGGCAGATTGCAAGGCACTTTTGAATGAGGGAGGTATGTTTGTCCTGCATATCGGACCGCCGGTGTATGCACCTGAGCGGGTATCTGGCCTAATGAAAAACCTCATCAGTGTCTTTCACATCGTGGCTCCCTACTTTGTGTATATCCCACTCTATGGAAGCCTGTGGGGCATGGCCTGTGCATCTGATAAGAGAGATCCCAGACAGATAACCAAAGCCAATGTTGATGAGATTATCCGGGATCGTTCTCTATCGGATCTGCAATATTATAACGGGGCAACCCATGAAGCAGGATTTGCCCTGCCTGAGTACCTGAAAAAAATTCTTTCTTTGTAA
- a CDS encoding TIGR04084 family radical SAM/SPASM domain-containing protein, which produces MYFHLYLTDSCNLACQYCRGKIFDTPELDCDDLAIDESIPAEITWDMRDLFRFLSQDPDAVLTFIGGEPTLRHDLICTIMNEVQVKRFMIQTNGTLLHKLPSEIVNRFDTILISIDGDQKTTDQGRGERTYARVMENINHINANGYRNEIIARMTVTERTDIRQAVRYLSHNPDYSFSSIHWQIDANFWNDYSLRSFEKWAHNSYIPGIHHLAKDWLFIIQKSGKVPKWYPFIDTLEDILLGRKSRLRCGSGYSNYSILTDGNIAPCPIMVGMKDYYAGSITTSKPDSLPIIPVKGRCETCDILDFCGGRCLYSSILQPWPNEGVELVCKTVRALHDAISGIVPEIRELIEKGNITLNDFAHEKFNGCEIIP; this is translated from the coding sequence GTGTATTTTCATCTATATCTTACCGATTCCTGCAATCTTGCCTGTCAATACTGCAGGGGTAAAATATTCGATACCCCTGAACTTGATTGTGATGACCTTGCCATTGATGAGTCTATTCCTGCTGAAATCACCTGGGATATGAGAGATTTGTTCCGATTCTTATCTCAGGATCCAGATGCGGTCCTTACTTTTATTGGTGGAGAGCCTACCTTGCGTCATGACTTGATATGTACAATTATGAATGAAGTTCAGGTAAAGAGATTCATGATACAGACCAATGGAACCCTCCTTCACAAATTACCATCAGAAATCGTAAACCGTTTTGATACTATCCTCATTTCAATAGATGGCGATCAGAAGACTACCGATCAAGGAAGGGGAGAAAGAACCTATGCCAGGGTCATGGAAAATATCAATCATATTAATGCGAACGGATACCGGAATGAAATTATTGCACGGATGACCGTGACCGAGCGAACAGATATCAGACAGGCAGTCCGATACCTCTCCCATAATCCGGATTATTCATTTTCCTCTATTCACTGGCAGATTGATGCAAATTTCTGGAATGATTATTCACTCCGTTCTTTTGAAAAATGGGCGCATAACTCATATATTCCTGGAATCCACCACCTTGCGAAGGACTGGCTTTTTATCATTCAAAAGAGTGGGAAAGTTCCAAAATGGTATCCATTTATAGATACCCTTGAGGATATCCTTTTGGGTAGGAAAAGTAGATTGCGTTGTGGATCCGGGTATTCCAATTATTCAATCCTAACTGACGGGAACATTGCTCCCTGTCCCATCATGGTGGGTATGAAAGATTACTATGCAGGATCGATTACCACTTCAAAACCAGACTCTCTTCCGATTATACCAGTGAAAGGGAGATGTGAAACGTGTGACATTCTGGATTTTTGTGGAGGAAGATGCTTGTATTCATCCATTTTGCAGCCCTGGCCGAATGAAGGAGTTGAGCTGGTGTGTAAGACAGTTCGGGCTCTTCATGATGCGATCAGTGGGATAGTTCCAGAAATTCGGGAACTTATTGAAAAAGGAAATATTACTCTGAACGATTTTGCTCATGAAAAATTCAACGGGTGTGAGATAATTCCATAA
- a CDS encoding ATP-dependent DNA ligase: MLFSEFSDLCKRLEKISGRLDTIAILAESIARLSDDDLPHFCRLILGKPFPEWSGKKLGIGPNLLYEAVAYVTGRKREEVIDRLSRVGDAGAAVEELLSQKSQTSFFTVELTLTDVMAALVEISGMEGGRSQKEKIRVIQRILSSASPLEGHYITAILLEDFRIGVGEGNLRDAIAQALAVDPSLVEYANQVRNDMGEVSVLARKGEDALRSVRLVPFHPVRMMLARQGTISGVLEEGDPVAVEYKYDGARFQFHKQNGICRMYSRRLEEVTAAMPDVVALLDNALLDDVIVDGEVIAVQEGHPMPFQTVLRRFRRKHNVAKAADAITLIPNLFDILYYNQEMLIDLPFQERREMLTKVASQYVTPQLVSSDETEIEAYYHGALDAGHEGVMLKIQRSRYTPGVRGKDWVKIKPEADTLDLVVTGAEWGEGKRAHVFGSFLLSVRSNGKLVPLSRVATGFSDEQLSWLFTTLQDDIIRKNGKMVFFEPRLVFEIGYSEIQKSPNYEGGYALRFPRFIEVREDKDLKEANTAEDVEERYIQTHRPLQTP; the protein is encoded by the coding sequence ATGTTGTTTTCGGAATTTTCAGATCTGTGTAAACGTCTTGAAAAAATTTCAGGAAGACTGGATACTATCGCCATACTTGCTGAGAGTATAGCCCGCCTCTCTGATGATGACCTTCCCCATTTTTGCCGGCTTATCCTGGGAAAACCGTTCCCTGAGTGGAGCGGGAAAAAACTCGGAATTGGCCCGAATCTTTTGTACGAAGCAGTGGCATATGTCACGGGAAGAAAACGTGAAGAGGTGATTGATCGTCTGAGTCGGGTTGGAGATGCTGGTGCTGCGGTAGAAGAACTTCTCTCCCAGAAATCACAGACATCTTTTTTCACGGTTGAACTGACCCTTACAGATGTTATGGCCGCCCTTGTTGAGATATCCGGAATGGAGGGGGGTCGTTCCCAGAAAGAAAAGATCAGGGTTATTCAGCGAATACTATCCAGTGCTTCACCTCTTGAGGGTCATTATATTACTGCAATTCTCCTCGAAGATTTCCGGATTGGGGTTGGAGAAGGAAACCTTCGTGATGCCATTGCTCAGGCACTCGCGGTAGATCCAAGCCTTGTTGAGTATGCAAACCAGGTCAGAAATGACATGGGAGAAGTTTCAGTGCTGGCACGAAAGGGAGAAGATGCTCTTCGCTCAGTACGGCTGGTCCCGTTCCATCCGGTCAGGATGATGCTTGCACGGCAGGGAACCATCTCTGGTGTTTTGGAGGAGGGAGATCCGGTTGCAGTTGAGTATAAATACGATGGAGCAAGGTTTCAGTTTCACAAACAGAACGGGATCTGCAGGATGTACTCAAGGCGGCTTGAAGAGGTTACAGCAGCTATGCCTGATGTCGTCGCACTCCTCGATAATGCTCTTCTGGATGATGTGATCGTTGATGGAGAAGTCATTGCTGTTCAGGAAGGACACCCCATGCCATTTCAGACGGTCCTTCGAAGATTTCGGAGAAAACACAATGTTGCGAAGGCAGCAGATGCCATCACACTGATTCCAAACCTCTTTGATATTCTCTATTACAATCAGGAAATGCTCATCGACCTGCCATTTCAGGAGAGAAGGGAGATGTTAACCAAAGTTGCATCGCAGTATGTGACACCACAACTGGTATCCAGTGATGAAACAGAGATCGAAGCATATTATCATGGAGCCCTTGATGCCGGACATGAAGGAGTTATGTTAAAAATACAGAGATCGCGATATACACCCGGTGTCAGAGGGAAAGACTGGGTAAAAATAAAACCTGAAGCAGACACACTGGACCTTGTTGTAACGGGGGCTGAGTGGGGAGAGGGAAAACGTGCTCATGTCTTTGGATCATTTCTTCTTTCCGTCAGGAGTAATGGGAAACTGGTCCCACTAAGTCGGGTTGCAACCGGTTTTTCTGATGAACAACTGAGCTGGCTGTTTACAACACTTCAAGATGATATTATTCGGAAAAATGGAAAAATGGTCTTCTTTGAACCACGACTTGTTTTTGAGATAGGATACTCAGAGATTCAGAAAAGTCCCAATTACGAAGGTGGGTATGCTCTCCGGTTTCCCAGGTTTATTGAAGTAAGAGAAGATAAAGACCTGAAAGAAGCAAACACTGCAGAAGACGTCGAAGAAAGATATATACAGACTCATCGCCCCCTACAAACACCCTAA